A stretch of Brassica napus cultivar Da-Ae chromosome C6, Da-Ae, whole genome shotgun sequence DNA encodes these proteins:
- the LOC106392145 gene encoding transcription factor bHLH96-like isoform X2 yields MALEAVVYPQDPFSYISYKDYQFHDLYFQQEEDRDPLETKNNVKLGQEQRQGFESIYYNGNSGDNNDDYNYNDQKDLQWPRDDLPYGSIVDTENQPPTSVLATGEGRRKRRRTKSSKNKEEIENQRMTHIAVERNRRKQMNEYLAVLRSLMPPSYAQRGDQASVVGGAINYLKELEHHLQSMDPTVNTPATKEAGDGAGDLMNTIAASSSGPFSDFFAFPQYSRRPSSSSVAEGTAEIEVTMVESHANVKILAKKRPKQLLKLVASIQSLRLTVLHLNVTTRDDSVLYSISLKVEEGSQLNTVEDIAAAVNQILRRIEEDSSFSLWG; encoded by the exons ATGGCCTTAGAGGCTGTTGTTTACCCACAAGATCCATTCTCCTACATCTCTTACAAAGATTATCAGTTTCACGACTTATACTTTCAACAAGAAGAGGATCGAGATCCACTAGAAACCAAGAACAACGTTAAGCTAGGGCAAGAACAAAGACAAGGGTTTGAGAGTATTTATTATAACGGCAACAGCGGAGATAACAATGATGATTATAACTACAACGATCAGAAGGATCTTCAATGGCCACGAGACGACCTTCCTTATGGATCTATCGTCGATACCGAGAACCAGCCTCCAACGTCTGTTTTAGCGACGGGAGAAGGGAGGAGAAAGAGGAGGAGGACGAAGAGTAGCAAGAACAAGGAAGAGATCGAGAACCAGAGGATGACTCACATCGCCGTCGAGAGAAACCGTCGGAAACAAATGAACGAGTACCTCGCCGTTCTCCGTTCTCTCATGCCACCTTCTTATGCTCAAAGG GGAGATCAAGCGTCAGTAGTTGGCGGAGCAATTAACTACTTAAAGGAGCTTGAGCATCATTTACAATCAATGGATCCTACGGTAAACACCCCTGCCACAAAAGAGGCTGGAGACGGCGCCGGCGACCTGATGAACACGATCGCCGCCAGCTCATCTGGACCGTTCTCAGATTTCTTCGCATTTCCTCAATACTCGAGAAGGCCTTCCTCGTCGTCTGTGGCTGAGGGAACGGCGGAGATAGAGGTGACGATGGTGGAGAGCCATGCGAATGTGAAGATACTTGCGAAGAAGAGACCGAAACAGCTTCTTAAACTGGTGGCATCGATTCAGAGCCTAAGGCTTACTGTTCTTCATCTCAATGTTACCACTCGTGACGACTCCGTCCTCTATTCCATCAGTTTAAAG GTTGAAGAAGGGAGCCAATTGAATACAGTGGAAGATATCGCAGCAGCTGTGAATCAAATCCTAAGGAGGATCGAAGAAGATTCATCCTTTAG CTTGTGGGGCTAG
- the LOC106392145 gene encoding transcription factor bHLH96-like isoform X4: MALEAVVYPQDPFSYISYKDYQFHDLYFQQEEDRDPLETKNNVKLGQEQRQGFESIYYNGNSGDNNDDYNYNDQKDLQWPRDDLPYGSIVDTENQPPTSVLATGEGRRKRRRTKSSKNKEEIENQRMTHIAVERNRRKQMNEYLAVLRSLMPPSYAQRGDQASVVGGAINYLKELEHHLQSMDPTVNTPATKEAGDGAGDLMNTIAASSSGPFSDFFAFPQYSRRPSSSSVAEGTAEIEVTMVESHANVKILAKKRPKQLLKLVASIQSLRLTVLHLNVTTRDDSVLYSISLKVEEGSQLNTVEDIAAAVNQILRRIEEDSSFR, encoded by the exons ATGGCCTTAGAGGCTGTTGTTTACCCACAAGATCCATTCTCCTACATCTCTTACAAAGATTATCAGTTTCACGACTTATACTTTCAACAAGAAGAGGATCGAGATCCACTAGAAACCAAGAACAACGTTAAGCTAGGGCAAGAACAAAGACAAGGGTTTGAGAGTATTTATTATAACGGCAACAGCGGAGATAACAATGATGATTATAACTACAACGATCAGAAGGATCTTCAATGGCCACGAGACGACCTTCCTTATGGATCTATCGTCGATACCGAGAACCAGCCTCCAACGTCTGTTTTAGCGACGGGAGAAGGGAGGAGAAAGAGGAGGAGGACGAAGAGTAGCAAGAACAAGGAAGAGATCGAGAACCAGAGGATGACTCACATCGCCGTCGAGAGAAACCGTCGGAAACAAATGAACGAGTACCTCGCCGTTCTCCGTTCTCTCATGCCACCTTCTTATGCTCAAAGG GGAGATCAAGCGTCAGTAGTTGGCGGAGCAATTAACTACTTAAAGGAGCTTGAGCATCATTTACAATCAATGGATCCTACGGTAAACACCCCTGCCACAAAAGAGGCTGGAGACGGCGCCGGCGACCTGATGAACACGATCGCCGCCAGCTCATCTGGACCGTTCTCAGATTTCTTCGCATTTCCTCAATACTCGAGAAGGCCTTCCTCGTCGTCTGTGGCTGAGGGAACGGCGGAGATAGAGGTGACGATGGTGGAGAGCCATGCGAATGTGAAGATACTTGCGAAGAAGAGACCGAAACAGCTTCTTAAACTGGTGGCATCGATTCAGAGCCTAAGGCTTACTGTTCTTCATCTCAATGTTACCACTCGTGACGACTCCGTCCTCTATTCCATCAGTTTAAAG GTTGAAGAAGGGAGCCAATTGAATACAGTGGAAGATATCGCAGCAGCTGTGAATCAAATCCTAAGGAGGATCGAAGAAGATTCATCCTTTAG
- the LOC106392145 gene encoding transcription factor bHLH96-like isoform X1, with amino-acid sequence MALEAVVYPQDPFSYISYKDYQFHDLYFQQEEDRDPLETKNNVKLGQEQRQGFESIYYNGNSGDNNDDYNYNDQKDLQWPRDDLPYGSIVDTENQPPTSVLATGEGRRKRRRTKSSKNKEEIENQRMTHIAVERNRRKQMNEYLAVLRSLMPPSYAQRGDQASVVGGAINYLKELEHHLQSMDPTVNTPATKEAGDGAGDLMNTIAASSSGPFSDFFAFPQYSRRPSSSSVAEGTAEIEVTMVESHANVKILAKKRPKQLLKLVASIQSLRLTVLHLNVTTRDDSVLYSISLKVEEGSQLNTVEDIAAAVNQILRRIEEDSSFSLYSVHH; translated from the exons ATGGCCTTAGAGGCTGTTGTTTACCCACAAGATCCATTCTCCTACATCTCTTACAAAGATTATCAGTTTCACGACTTATACTTTCAACAAGAAGAGGATCGAGATCCACTAGAAACCAAGAACAACGTTAAGCTAGGGCAAGAACAAAGACAAGGGTTTGAGAGTATTTATTATAACGGCAACAGCGGAGATAACAATGATGATTATAACTACAACGATCAGAAGGATCTTCAATGGCCACGAGACGACCTTCCTTATGGATCTATCGTCGATACCGAGAACCAGCCTCCAACGTCTGTTTTAGCGACGGGAGAAGGGAGGAGAAAGAGGAGGAGGACGAAGAGTAGCAAGAACAAGGAAGAGATCGAGAACCAGAGGATGACTCACATCGCCGTCGAGAGAAACCGTCGGAAACAAATGAACGAGTACCTCGCCGTTCTCCGTTCTCTCATGCCACCTTCTTATGCTCAAAGG GGAGATCAAGCGTCAGTAGTTGGCGGAGCAATTAACTACTTAAAGGAGCTTGAGCATCATTTACAATCAATGGATCCTACGGTAAACACCCCTGCCACAAAAGAGGCTGGAGACGGCGCCGGCGACCTGATGAACACGATCGCCGCCAGCTCATCTGGACCGTTCTCAGATTTCTTCGCATTTCCTCAATACTCGAGAAGGCCTTCCTCGTCGTCTGTGGCTGAGGGAACGGCGGAGATAGAGGTGACGATGGTGGAGAGCCATGCGAATGTGAAGATACTTGCGAAGAAGAGACCGAAACAGCTTCTTAAACTGGTGGCATCGATTCAGAGCCTAAGGCTTACTGTTCTTCATCTCAATGTTACCACTCGTGACGACTCCGTCCTCTATTCCATCAGTTTAAAG GTTGAAGAAGGGAGCCAATTGAATACAGTGGAAGATATCGCAGCAGCTGTGAATCAAATCCTAAGGAGGATCGAAGAAGATTCATCCTTTAG CCTCTATTCAGTCCATCACTGA
- the LOC106392145 gene encoding transcription factor bHLH96-like isoform X3 — translation MALEAVVYPQDPFSYISYKDYQFHDLYFQQEEDRDPLETKNNVKLGQEQRQGFESIYYNGNSGDNNDDYNYNDQKDLQWPRDDLPYGSIVDTENQPPTSVLATGEGRRKRRRTKSSKNKEEIENQRMTHIAVERNRRKQMNEYLAVLRSLMPPSYAQRGDQASVVGGAINYLKELEHHLQSMDPTVNTPATKEAGDGAGDLMNTIAASSSGPFSDFFAFPQYSRRPSSSSVAEGTAEIEVTMVESHANVKILAKKRPKQLLKLVASIQSLRLTVLHLNVTTRDDSVLYSISLKVEEGSQLNTVEDIAAAVNQILRRIEEDSSFR, via the exons ATGGCCTTAGAGGCTGTTGTTTACCCACAAGATCCATTCTCCTACATCTCTTACAAAGATTATCAGTTTCACGACTTATACTTTCAACAAGAAGAGGATCGAGATCCACTAGAAACCAAGAACAACGTTAAGCTAGGGCAAGAACAAAGACAAGGGTTTGAGAGTATTTATTATAACGGCAACAGCGGAGATAACAATGATGATTATAACTACAACGATCAGAAGGATCTTCAATGGCCACGAGACGACCTTCCTTATGGATCTATCGTCGATACCGAGAACCAGCCTCCAACGTCTGTTTTAGCGACGGGAGAAGGGAGGAGAAAGAGGAGGAGGACGAAGAGTAGCAAGAACAAGGAAGAGATCGAGAACCAGAGGATGACTCACATCGCCGTCGAGAGAAACCGTCGGAAACAAATGAACGAGTACCTCGCCGTTCTCCGTTCTCTCATGCCACCTTCTTATGCTCAAAGG GGAGATCAAGCGTCAGTAGTTGGCGGAGCAATTAACTACTTAAAGGAGCTTGAGCATCATTTACAATCAATGGATCCTACGGTAAACACCCCTGCCACAAAAGAGGCTGGAGACGGCGCCGGCGACCTGATGAACACGATCGCCGCCAGCTCATCTGGACCGTTCTCAGATTTCTTCGCATTTCCTCAATACTCGAGAAGGCCTTCCTCGTCGTCTGTGGCTGAGGGAACGGCGGAGATAGAGGTGACGATGGTGGAGAGCCATGCGAATGTGAAGATACTTGCGAAGAAGAGACCGAAACAGCTTCTTAAACTGGTGGCATCGATTCAGAGCCTAAGGCTTACTGTTCTTCATCTCAATGTTACCACTCGTGACGACTCCGTCCTCTATTCCATCAGTTTAAAG GTTGAAGAAGGGAGCCAATTGAATACAGTGGAAGATATCGCAGCAGCTGTGAATCAAATCCTAAGGAGGATCGAAGAAGATTCATCCTTTAGGTAA